Proteins encoded within one genomic window of Mycolicibacterium monacense:
- a CDS encoding amino acid permease has product MADDRLKSSGATYSQAGEGYFEKRQLKRTAGFWGLWGIGVAAVISGDFSGWNFGIGEAGWGGLAVASVLIVIMYFGMLFSIGEMSAAMPHTGGAYSFARASMGPWGGFITGFAETIEYVFTTAVVVFFSASYADAVTSELFGLSMPGWVWWLILYAIFVGLNSWGAALSFKFALVVAIISIGILVLFGVLAIANGAVDFSRLFDIAPDPAAAGSSDFLPFGWVAVLYALPFAMWFFLGIEELPLAAEEAHDPARDIPKAGIWGLISLVGCGAIVFFLNPAVTGSEALGASDEPLLDGFRAFLPGSLAAVLSAFALIGLLASLQGIMYAYGRNLYSLSRAGYYPKVLSLTGSRQTPYIALILGAVIGFVALVVVSLNEGAGDVVLNIAVWGAVLAYMLQMISFVLLRRNFPNARRPWVSPTGNAGAIVALVIAAITFVGVLVNPTYRPAVIAIVVFYVIGLLVFGFYGRHRLVLSPEEEYAVTGGLHGYDPEAEGLGGTIEDEILKGHTD; this is encoded by the coding sequence ATGGCAGACGACCGGCTGAAATCCTCCGGCGCCACCTACAGCCAGGCCGGCGAAGGGTATTTCGAGAAGCGGCAACTCAAGCGCACCGCCGGGTTCTGGGGCCTGTGGGGTATCGGCGTCGCGGCCGTCATCTCCGGCGACTTCTCCGGATGGAATTTCGGCATCGGCGAAGCCGGCTGGGGCGGGCTCGCCGTCGCCTCGGTCCTCATCGTGATCATGTACTTCGGCATGCTGTTCTCGATCGGCGAGATGTCGGCGGCCATGCCGCACACCGGCGGCGCCTACTCCTTCGCCCGCGCCTCGATGGGGCCGTGGGGCGGCTTCATCACCGGTTTCGCCGAGACCATCGAATACGTCTTCACCACCGCGGTGGTGGTGTTCTTCTCCGCCAGCTACGCCGATGCGGTCACCAGCGAACTGTTCGGCCTGAGCATGCCGGGCTGGGTGTGGTGGCTGATCCTCTACGCCATCTTCGTCGGGTTGAACTCGTGGGGTGCGGCGCTGTCGTTCAAGTTCGCGCTCGTGGTCGCGATCATCTCGATCGGGATCCTGGTGCTGTTCGGCGTGCTGGCGATCGCCAACGGCGCCGTCGACTTCAGCCGGTTGTTCGACATCGCGCCGGACCCGGCGGCCGCGGGCTCCAGTGACTTCCTGCCCTTCGGCTGGGTCGCGGTGCTCTACGCGCTGCCGTTCGCGATGTGGTTCTTCCTCGGCATCGAGGAGTTGCCGCTGGCCGCCGAGGAGGCCCACGACCCGGCCCGCGACATCCCGAAAGCCGGTATCTGGGGGCTGATCTCGCTCGTGGGTTGCGGAGCGATCGTGTTCTTCCTCAACCCGGCGGTGACCGGTTCGGAAGCACTCGGCGCATCCGACGAACCGCTGCTCGACGGGTTCCGCGCGTTCCTCCCCGGCAGCCTGGCGGCCGTGTTGTCCGCGTTCGCGCTGATCGGTCTGCTCGCCAGCCTGCAGGGCATCATGTACGCCTACGGCCGCAACCTCTACTCACTGAGCCGCGCCGGCTACTACCCGAAGGTGCTGTCGCTGACCGGTTCCCGGCAGACCCCCTACATCGCGCTGATCCTCGGCGCGGTCATCGGGTTCGTCGCGCTGGTGGTGGTGAGCCTCAACGAGGGGGCGGGCGACGTGGTCCTCAACATCGCGGTGTGGGGTGCGGTGCTGGCCTACATGCTGCAGATGATCTCGTTCGTGCTGCTGCGCCGCAACTTCCCCAACGCGCGGCGGCCGTGGGTCAGCCCGACCGGCAACGCGGGCGCGATCGTGGCGCTCGTCATCGCGGCCATCACGTTCGTGGGCGTGCTGGTCAACCCGACCTACCGTCCGGCGGTCATCGCCATCGTCGTCTTCTACGTGATCGGCCTGCTGGTGTTCGGGTTCTACGGCCGCCATCGCCTCGTGCTGTCGCCGGAGGAGGAGTACGCGGTCACCGGCGGTCTGCACGGCTACGACCCGGAGGCCGAGGGTCTGGGCGGCACGATCGAGGACGAGATCCTCAAAGGCCACACCGACTGA